DNA from Stutzerimonas decontaminans:
GGGCAGTTGCCTGAAGCCGGCCCACTCGGCAAGCTGCCTTCCCTGCGCGCCCGCGCAGCGAGAGATTGCCAAGCACCCGAGGGACGTCATGGCTGCCACCCAACCGATGTTGATTCGCGAAACCTTCCCCGTCGGCCCTTTGCAGTGCAACTGCACGATCATCGGCGATCCTGTCAGCAAGAAAGCCATCGTGGTCGACCCGGGTGGCGATCCTGAGCTGATCATGGCGCGCCTCGAGGCTCATGGCCTGAAGGTGGTGAGCATCATCCATACGCATGCGCATCTGGATCACTTTCTGGCCTCCGGCAAGATTAAGGAGCAGACAGGCGCGACGCTGCATCTGCATAAGGCCGATCAGTTTCTCTGGGACAATCTGGAGATGCAGTGCCGGATGTTCGGTGTGCCCTATACGCCGGTGCCTGCGCCGGACCAATGGCTTGCCGATGACGAGGAGCTGGCCTGTGGCTGTGGCGTGGCGCTGCACACGCCGGGGCATACCCCAGGCTCGATGAGCTTCTGGTTCGCCGATGCCAAACTGCTGATCGCTGGCGATACGCTGTTTCGCCGAGGCATCGGCCGCACGGACCTGTGGGGCGGCGATTACCCCAGTATCGAGTGTTCCATCAAGCAGCGCCTCTACACGCTCGATGAGGATGCCACCGTCGTCACCGGCCATGGCGCGGATACGCGATTGGGCGACGAAATGCGCGAGAACCCCTTTGTGCGTGCCTGATGCGCCGAGCCGTTGGACCGGTTCTGTAGCACGGTTCCTATCCTTACCGGTGGGCGATGGTAATCTAGCGCGGCATTCAGGGCCGTACTCCTGGAACCGTGCCCTGGTAACTGACGAGAGAAGGAAGTACCTATGAAAATGCTGAACATGACCGCTCTGGCTGCGGGCGTTGCGCTGCTGGTCGGTTGTACCACCAATCCCTATACCGGCGAACAGCAGGCCGGCAAGGCGGGCGTTTATGGCGGGATCGGTGCCGTCAGCGGTGCGGTCATCGGTGCGGCTACTTCTAGCAAGAAGGACCGTACCAAGGGTGCCCTGATCGGTGCCGCAGTCGGTGGCGCTGCCGGCGGTGGCTATGGCTACTATGTCGATACTCAGGAAGCGAAGCTGCGTCAGACGCTGCAGGGCACCGGCGTTCAGGTTCAGCGCAACGGCGATAATCTCACTCTGATCATGCCAGGCAACATTACCTTTGCCAGCAACTCGGCAGATATCTCCAGTAGCTTCTATCCGACGCTGAACTCGCTGGTACAGGTCTTCAAGGAGTTCAACAAGAACGGCGTCGATATCGTTGGCCATACCGACAGCACCGGCTCGCTCCAGCTGAATCAGGACCTGTCCAACCGTCGCGCGCAGAGCGTGGCCTCCTACCTGGTTTCCAACGGCGTGGCGCCTGCGCGGATTTCCTCCTACGGTGCAGGTCCAAGCCAGCCGATTGCCAGCAACGATACTGCTGCCGGCCGGGCGCAAAACCGCCGCGTCGAGATCAACCTGCGGCCGTTGTAATCGCTAATAGACTGCGGGACTGCAATGGTCCCGCGGTTGACGAAAAACAGACGCCATCAATCCGCTAATCCTTTTTCCCCATTGAACCTCTCTGCGCTATTCGAATCTGACATTGGATAGCACGCCAGTAGTGGCACAGAGGAGGTCGAATGGATGATCGTCCCGCTCTCCATTCCCGCAGGTCCTGGTTGCCATTACTGGTCGCACTGGCCCTGATGGCGGGGCTGGGTGGATGGATTGGCTGGCAATGGCACGTCCAGGAGCAGCGCAGCAAGGTCGAACAGGAGCAGCGCTTCACCTTCGCTGTCGATGATATCGAGCACACCCTTCGCGAGCGGATGCGTGCCTACGAGATGGTTCTGCGTGGGCTTGCCGGTGTAGTGGCGGGCAGCGACGAAGTAACAGCGGACGATTGGGCGCGCGCGGCAGACCAGCTGCAGCTGCAGGACTTCTATCCCGGCATCCAAGCCGTTGCGCTGGCGCGCTATGCGACCCCGAAAACCCTGAACGCCATCATCGAGCAGATCCGTAGCTCTGGCCGCGAGCGCTTCCGTATGTACCCGCTGGGTGATCGCGAAGAGTACGTCGTGACCGATTACATCCACCCCACTGATTGGCGTAACCGGCGGGTGCTTGGCTTCGACTTGTTCAGCGAGGCCACCCGTCGTGAAGCGATCATCAGCACGCGCAATAGTGGCAATCCGGTACTCACCGGGCCGTTGCGGCTCAAACAGGAAACCGAGCAGAACGTTCAGGTTGGCGTACTGCTGTTCTTTCCTATCTATGCTGCGGCAGCGCCGGTTACCACCGAGGAAGAGCGTCAGCGCGCTTTCATCGGGACCTTGCACGGTGCGTTCCGCCTGACCGACCTGATGGAAGGCATTCTGGGTTCGCGCAGCCGGATGCTGCAGCTTCAGCTGTTCGATGCCGCCAATCCTGATTCGCCGCTGCTTGCGGGGCGAGCACCGGTCAGTGCCAACGCCAGGTTCCAGCGCATTCGCAACATCTACATGTATGGCCGTAGCTGGCAGCTGCAGGTAGCGAGCACGCCGGAATACGAGGCCGTGCTGCGTGACAACAACCGGGCGTTTAGCCTGGCGGCCGCGCTTACCGCTGCGGCTCTGTTCTCTCTGCTGATAGGTGGCTACCTGTATTTGCGCGAGCGCGCACTGCGTAGTAGTCAGGCGCTCAGCCTGCAGTTGCAGGAACGAGAGGCGCGTTTTCGCCAGTTGATCGAACAGTTGCCGGTAGCGACGTTGCTCTGCAATGCCGGCGGTCGCATCGAGTTGGCTAACCAGAGTGCCGGACAACTGCTGGGTAGCAGCCCGGATCTACTGGCTGGCGAGCGGGTGAGCCGCTACGTTCCCGGAGTACTGGGGGAGCAAATCCTCGGGCAGCTGCGTGAAACCAGCCAGCTCGAGTTGCAGGCCCAGCGTGACAATGGCAATCCGATACCGGTCGCGGTCAGCCTGACCAGCTTCAGCCATGACGATGCGCTGTATTACGTGCTGAACCTGCTCGATCTTCAGGCGCGCAAACGAGACGAGGAGCGTTTCCGCAATGTCGTCGAGGCGTCTCCCAACGCGTTCGCGCTGGTCGACAGCCGCGGCGATATCGTCATGGTCAACCGGCAGACCGAGCTTCTGTTCGGCTACACCCGCCAGGAGCTGCTCGGCCAGCCCGTGGAGCTGTTGCTGCCTGAAGCGCTGCGGGAGGCGCATCGTGGTCTGCGTCAGGGCTATGCCGAGCACCCCGAACCGCGGCGGATGGGCGGCAACCGCGAGCTGTTCGGGCGTCACCGTGACGGCAGTGCGCTGCCAGTGGAAATCGGTCTGTCACCCATGCGCAGTGGTGACGAGCAGCTGGTTCAGGCGGTAATCATCGATATCAGCCATCGCAAGGCTGCTGAGCGCCGCCTGCGTGATCAGGCCGATCAGTTGGCCGTGGCCAACCGCTACAAGTCCGAATTTCTCGCCAACATGTCCCATGAGCTGCGCACACCGCTCAACAGCATTCTGATTCTCAGCGATCAGCTGCGGCAGAACAGTGCGGGCAACCTCAACGAGAAACAGGTTCGGCATGCCGACATCATTCACCGCGCCGGCCATGAACTGCTGCAGCTGATCAACGATGTGCTGGATCTTGCCAAGATCGAATCCGGCCACATGCAGCTCAAGCTGGAGCCGTTGAACCTGCGCGAACTCCTCACCGAGCAGGAGATATCGCTCCGGCCGATGGCCGAGCAGAAAGGGCTGCAGCTGAAGGTTGTCGTCGATCCCGATGTGCCGCTTACGCTGAATTCCGATCGCGCACGGCTGCAGCAGATCCTGCGTAACCTGCTGACCAATGCGTTGAAGTTTACCGAGCAGGGCGAGGTGGAACTGCTGGTGAGCTGCCGCTCCCTCGACGATGGCGCGACCCAGGCGCTGCAGCTGCAGGTGCGCGATAGCGGCATCGGCATCGCCAAGGATCAGCACGAGCGGATTTTCCAGGCGTTCCAGCAGATCGATGGTTCGATCAGCCGTCATTACGGCGGAACCGGGCTGGGGCTGGCGATAACCCGTCAGTTGGTGGAAGTGTTGGGCGGGCAGGTGACCGTTGACAGTGAGTTGGGCCAGGGTGCGACGTTTACTGTTGTATTGCCGATCGCCTCGACATCCGGCGCCGCGGAACCGGCGCCGCTTCAGCTTCAACCGCAGCGGCGTGGCCGTGGCCCGGGCCTGTTGATCATCGAAGATGATACGGATTTCGCCTCTGTGGTGGCCGAAGTTGGGCAGAGCCATGGCTTCACCAGCCTGATCTGCAACACCGGCGAGCAGGGGCTCGAAGCGCTGAGACGCGAGCATTTTGCCGCGGTGATCCTCGACATTCTGTTGCCGGATATCAGCGGCTGGCAGATCCACCGCGAGTTGCGCGGTGACGAGCGCCACCAAGGCATGCCGGTGATCATCATTTCCTGCGTACCGCAACCGCATGACTGGCACGACAATGGCTCGCGCTATCTGGTCAAGCCGGTCGCCCAGGCCGAGCTGGAGCGCATCTTCATCGAACTGGCACGGCACGAACACAACCCGCTGCGTCTGCTGCTGGTGGAAACCGATCCGCGGCGCCGGGTTCTGATCCGTGATTACTTCGAGCGGCTCGGTTACAGCGTCACGCTGGCCGCGACGGGCGATAGCGCGCGGCTGGCCTATGCCGAGCAGGCGTTTTCTGTCGTGGTGGTGGATAGCGAGCTGGGCGACGACCACGGGCTGGATTTGCTGGATGCCTTGGAACGCCTGCGTTCGCTGCAGGGCGTCACGGTGCTGGTGAACAGTCGCGAGCCACTGTCGGAAAGCGAGTTGCAGCGCTTGCGACGCTATTCGGCAACTGAGCTGTCCAAGGAGGAAGCGATCGAGCGTCTTGGCGCGCTGATACGTCCGGAGCCTGCGGCGCCTGCCCCGAGTGCCGCAGCTTCGCTGCAGTTCGCTGCCCCTGGTCAACGTGTGCTGCTGGTCGATGAAGATGTGCGGTTGATCTACTCGCTCACCGCTCTGCTGGATGAGCTGGGCTTGCACGTGGTGCCGGCGACCAGTGTCGAAGAGGCATTGCAGCGTTTCGACGAGGATGCCTTCGATCTGGTAGTGCTGGACATGGGGCTGCCCGGCGCGGAAGGTCCGGAGTTGGCGCGACGGCTCAAGTCGGAGCTTGACTGTAAGGTTCCGATCGTAGCGCTGGTAGGTGCTAACGATGAGGGGGCACGCGAACGGTGTATCGCTGCTGGTGCCGATGAGGTGCTGGTCAAACCGGTCGAAGCGACCGCCCTGCGTGAGCTGCTAGGACGCTGGCTGGAGCTGCTATCAGATATGGACGAGGCGGGAAAGGAGTAACAGTTGGTGCAGGCTGAACAAGACAGTGCCATGGCGGTAATCAGTCTATCCGGCATTCGAAGCGTGCTTGCTTCGAGAGGCGCACGTTGCCGGAATTTCGGCTTGGATGGCTTGGAGATCGGCGAATAATGCAAACGCAGCTTAAGCCCAGGTCCCGCAGTCGTACGCTGCTGGTGGTGGATGACCGCGAAGCTAATCTGGTGGCGATGGAAGCGCTGCTGGGTGACGGCGACTGGCAGGTGCATACGGTCAATTCCGGCGAAGCGGCGCTCAAGGCGCTGCTGGAGCTGGATGTCGAGCTGGTGCTGCTGGATGTGCAGATGCCTGGCATGGATGGCTTCGAGGTCGCCAGGCTGATGCGCGGCAGCCCGCATACGCGCTACACGCCGATCATCTTCGTTTCGGCAATCGCGCATACCCGTGATTCTGTGCTGCGCGGCTACGCCACTGGAGCGGTGGACTTCATTCTCAAGCCGTTCGACCCGCAGGTACTCAAACACAAGATCAACACCTTGCTCGCCCATGAGCACAATCGCCGTGATCTACAACTGCTCACCCAGCAACTTGACAGTGCCCGCGCCTTTAACGCCTCGGTGCTGAGCAATGCGGCGGAAGGGATTCTGGTGGTCGGCGAGGACGGCTACATCAGCTTTGCCAATCCGGCCATCGCCGGAATGCTGCACCGTCGCGTCGAAGATCTACAGGGTACGCCGCTGCTTTCACATCTGGCAGCACCGGAAATGCCGCCCAGTTGGCATGAGTCGGACTTCTATCGCTATTGGCGCAGCGGCTCGACGTACCGCCTGCATGAGGCGCAGCTGCACACTGCCAAGGGCATGCCGCTGCCGGTGGCGCTGTCGAGTTCACCACTGCCGCGCCAGCAACGCTCGATGGTGGTGATCGCACTGGACATGTCGGTGGTGCGCAACCTGCACGTTCAGCTGGAGACGCAAGCGGTCACCGATTCGCTGACCGGCTTGCTCAATCGGCGCGGTTTCCATCAGGCGCTGGAGTCCTCGCTGGCGCGGGTCGACCGCAACGGCAAACGCATGGCGATCCTTTATATCGATCTGGATGGCTTCAAGCGCATCAACGATTCTCTCGGCCACGATGCAGGCGACGAAATCCTCTGCAAGGTGGCGCGTCTGCTGGAAACCTGCATGCGCCCCTACGACATCATCGCGCGTATGGGCGGGGATGAATTCACCGCGCTACTGGATTCTCTGGATCATCCCGAAGACGCGGCACGGGTAGCCGAAAAGCTGATCGAGCTGATTTCGGTGCGACACAAAGTCGACGGCACCGAGGTGACACTTGGCGCCAGTATCGGCATTGCGCATTTCCCCGACTGTGGGGTCAGCGTCGACCAACTGCTGCGCTCGGCGGACATGGCCATGTATGAGGCCAAGCGTGCCGGCCGCCGGCAATACCGCTTCTTTTCCAGCGACATGAATGAGCGGGCGCATGCCCGGCTGATGATGGAGGAGAACCTGCGCAGCGCCACCGAACGCAACGATTTCGAGCTGCTTTACCAGCCGCAGGTCATGCTCGCCAGCGGCAAGCTCAGAGGCTTCGAAGGCTTGCTGCGCTGGCCGCAGGGCGATGCTGGCGAAAACACGCCCGGCGTGTTCATTCCATTGCTGGAGGAGACGCGTCTTATCGAACGAGTCGGTGACTGGGTGCTGCGTGAAGGCATGAACCAGTACGGCCAATGGATGCCATCGTTTGGTGCCGATCTGATTCTCAGCCTGAATGTCAGTCCGGTGCAGTTCAGCCGTGCCGGCCTGTTCGATTCGCTTCGGCGGCTGCTCGATGAATACAAGCTCAACCCGGCCCAGCTGGAGCTTGAAGTCACCGAGGGAACGCTGATGCAGGACCTTGAGCAAAGTTGCGACAAGCTGCGCCAGCTTCGCAATCTTGGCGTACGGGTGGCGATCGACGACTTCGGCACCGGTTATTCATCCCTGGCCTATCTGCGGCATTTCGAGCTGGATACGCTGAAGATCGACCGACTGTTCATCGCCAATATGCTGGATTCCCCGCGTGATGCGGCGGTCGTCAGCACCATCATCGATCTGGGACGCAACCTGGAGCTGGAGGTGGTAGCTGAGGGTGTTGAAACCGTCGCGCAGCGCGACTGGCTGATAGCGAACGGTTGCGATGTCATGCAGGGCTTTCTGGTTTCCCCTGCGGTAAGCGCCGAACAGGCCGGCGCGTTTCCTTCACAGCTCAGCTGGTAGCCCCGCCGAGCGGCGTGGTGTCACTCAATGCTGCACGGGGAACTGCTCATGCAGCTGCGCCAGCTGCGTGTCCTTTTCGCTCCAGAGTTCGTTTACCCACTGCTGGAGCGCCAGCCGGTACGCTTCGTCCTGGTCATAGTTTCTGCCGATGAACTCTGCCGGGACCGGCTGCGCCTGAACCCGCACCACCACCTGATGAATGTTGCCGGCAAGCAGATCCCAGAAGCTCGGGCGGCCGTCGGGGTAGTGGATGGTGATATTGATCAGCGCTGTCAGCTGTTCGCCCATGGCGTCAATGACGAAGGCAATGCCGCCGGCTCGGGGCTTCAGTAGGTAGCGGTACGGTGAGGCCTGCTCGGTGTGCTTACCCTCGGTAAAGCGCGTGCCTTCGAGGAAGTTGAACACCGAAACCGGATTGGTCCGATAGCGCTCGCAAGCCTTGCGCGTGGTCGCCAGGTCCTCACCGCGTTTCTCCGGGTACTTGGCCAGGTACTCCTTGCTGAAGCGCTTCATGAACGGGAATTCCAGCGCCCACCAGCACAGGCCGATCACCGGAACCCAGATCAGCTCCTGCTTGAGGAAGAACTTGAGGAACGGCATGCGCCGGTTGAGCTGGTACTGCAGCACGAGGATATCCGCCCAGCTCTGGTGGTTGCTGGTCACCAAGTAGGAGTGATGCATGTCGACCTGATCCAGCCCCTGCACGTCCCAGCGGATCGGGCGAACCAGATCCATCCAGAAGCTGTTCATCGCGATCCAGGACTCGGCGATCCAGTGCATGCCGAAGCGCAGGCTGCGTTGCACTGCTGGAATGGGAAGCGCCAGTTTGAGCAGCGACAGGGCGAACAGCGGCCAGCACCAGAACAGGGTATTGAGTGCCAGCATCAGGGCGGCGAGGCTGCCGCGCAGTGGAGCGGGGAGGAAGCTCAGCATGAAATTCTCATCGATACGGCTGATTCGAGGCGCCAAGAGTAGCGATTATGCGCTGAACTGCAACTATCGAGAGAATGGAAGGCTGATACCGTCGGCGCCAAAGGCGCGACGGTATCAGTGGTGGCTGATGTCAGCCCTTCTGGTTGGCGGCCTGCAGGGCGGTCAGGGCGATGGTGAAGACGATGTCATCCACCAGCGCGCCGCGGGACAGGTCGTTTACCGGCTTGGCCAGACCTTGCAGCATCGGGCCGACGCTGAGGCAGTTGGCGTTGCGCTGAACGGCCTTATAGGTGGTGTTGCCGGTGTTCAGGTCGGGGAAGATGAACACGGTGGCCTGGCCGGCGACCTTGCTGTTCGGCGCCTTCTGCTTGCCGACACTGAGCACGGAGGCGGCGTCGTACTGCAGCGGGCCATCGATCGGCAGCTCAGGAGCGCGCTCCTGGGCGATGCGGGTGGCTTCGGCGACTTTCTCGACTTCCGCACCGCTGCCGGAGCTGCCAGTGGAGTAGCTGATCATCGCCACGCGCGGGTTGACGCCCAGTGCGACGGCGGATTCGGCGCTCTGCAAGGCGATTTCGGCCAGTTCGGTGGCGCTCGGGTTCGGGTTCACCGCGCAGTCGCCATAGACCAGTACCTGATCCGGCAGCAACATGAAGAACACCGAGGACACCAGGCTATAGCCCGGAGCGGTCTTGATCAGCTGCAGGGCAGGGCGGATGGTGTTGGCTGTGGTGTGCACGGCCCCGGAAACCAGGCCGTCCACTTCGTCCAGAGCCAGCATCATGGTGCCAAGAACGACGGTGTCCTTCAGCTGTTCGCGCGCATCCTCCGGAGTCAGGCCCTTGGCCTTGCGCATCTCGCACATCGGCTCGACGTAGCGATTGGCGATGCTGTCCGGGTCGAGAATCTCCAGGCTGCCCGGCAGGGTGATGCCTTGCTCGCGGGCAACCTGCTGGACTTCTTCCGGCTTGGCCAGTAGCACGCAGCGAGCGATGCCTCGCTCCTGGCAGATCGCGGCGGCGCGGATGGTGCGCGGCTCGTTGCCTTCCGGCAGTACGATGCGCTTGTTGGCATCCTGGGCACGCTTGACCAGCTGGTAGCGGAACGCCGCCGGCGACATGCGTAGCTCACCACGCGGCACGCTGCAACGGGTGTGCAGAAATTCAGGGTGCAGGTGCTTGGCGATGAAGTCGGTCACCCGGCTGGCGCGCTCGATGTCGTCCGACGGGGTTTCCTTGTTCAGGCCGAACAGGTTGTTCGCCGTGTCGTAGGAGTTGGTCTGAACCGTCATCACCGGCAGGCCACCATCGAGCGCGGCTTTGCACAGTTCGAGAATGCGTGGGTCCGGCGTGAAGTCGCTGCACAGCAGCAGCCCGGCGAGTTTTTCGCCATTGAGCGAGGCCAGGCTGGCGGCAAGGATGATGTCGTCGCGGTCGCCAGGGGTGACGACCAGTACGCCGGACTGCAGCAACTGTACGGTGTTCGGCACTGCGCGGGCGCACAGCACGATCTTGTTGACGCGGCGCTGATCGGATTCGCCGGCGTTAAGCACCTGGGCGCCAAGCAGCTCGGCTATGTCGCGCGTACGCAGCGCATTGAGTTCTTCGGCGAATGGAATCGCACCGAGCAGCTGGAAGTCGGCACTGCCCAGCAGTGGCAGGTGCTGCTTGAGGCTGTCGATGTATGCCGGCAGGCCTTCTTCGGTCTTGACCTTGTTGAGTATGACGCCGAGCACCTTGGGATCCTTGGCGCCGCCGTACAGCTGCGCCTGAATCTCGATGCGTTCGGCCAGGCGCTTGAGGCTGTCATTGCCCTGGGCGGCGATCAGAATGACTTCGGCATCCAGGCTCTTGGCCAGCTGGGTATTGATGCGCTGGGTGTAGTTCGATTCGCGGGTTGGCACCATGCCTTCGACAATGACCACGTCCTTGCCGGCGGCGACCTGCTGGTAGCGGCTGATCACGTCCTCGAGCAGCAGGTCGATCTCGCCATCGGCAAGCTGGCGCTCGACCTGCTCCAGTGGCAGGGGCTCGGGCGACTTCAGGTTCAGCGTTCGTTCGACGAGGATGCAGGAGCGCTCGCGGCCCTGGTCGACGGGGAAGGGTTGCGCGATCGGCTTGAAGAAGCCGACCTTCAGCCCAGCGCTTTCCAGCGCACGGATCAGGCCGAGGCTGATGGAGTTGAGGCCGCCGCCGAAACCGGTAGGGGCGAGGAAGATTGTGTGCATGGCATCTCCTTGAGGGCAGGGTGCTCGGGATAACGGTGCTGGGCGACGGCAAGGCTAGGGCACTTGTGCCGGGGTGAAAACTGCCTGATTGCCGCGGCGCTCATGTGCAAAGACCCGACGGCCGTGGGCTGTCGGGTCTTCAAGTCGCTGCCTGTGTCGGCTCAGGCGTCCAGCAGGGCCAGCGTGTCGAGGGCGATCTGGCGCTCCTCGTTGGTCGGCACGACCATGACGCGTGGGCTGCCCTCGGCCTGGATCTCGCCAGCAACGCCACGGGTACAACGGGCGTTGGCTTCGGCGTCGAGCTTGAAGCGGAACAGTTTGAGGTGTTCCAGGGTGCGCTCGCGCACCGCCGACGAGTTTTCACCGATACCGCCGGTGAAGACCAGGCCATCCAGCTGCGGCAGGGCGCAGGACATGGCGGCCAGCGACTTGGCCAGGCGGTAGCAGAACACTTCGAAGGCCAGCACCGCGCCTGGATGGCCGGCGTTACGGGCATCAGCCAGGGTGCGCATGTCGTTGGACAGGCCGGAAAGCCCCTTCAGGCCGCTTTCCTTGTTCAGCATGTTGTCGATCTTGGGCAGGTCCCAGCCCAGCGTCTTGTTCAGGAAATTGTGCAGGCTCGGATCGACATCGCCACTGCGAGTGCCCATCACCAGGCCTTCGAGCGGAGTAAGGCCCATGCTGGTGTCGCGGCTTTCGCCATTGACTACCGCGCAGGTGGAGCAACCATTGCCCAGATGGGCAACCAGCCAGCTGCTGTTCTCGACCGGCACACCGGCCAGCTCGGCAGCGCGCTTGCTGACATAGCGATGGCTGGTGCCGTGGAAGCCGTAGCGGCGTACGCCATG
Protein-coding regions in this window:
- a CDS encoding acyltransferase codes for the protein MLSFLPAPLRGSLAALMLALNTLFWCWPLFALSLLKLALPIPAVQRSLRFGMHWIAESWIAMNSFWMDLVRPIRWDVQGLDQVDMHHSYLVTSNHQSWADILVLQYQLNRRMPFLKFFLKQELIWVPVIGLCWWALEFPFMKRFSKEYLAKYPEKRGEDLATTRKACERYRTNPVSVFNFLEGTRFTEGKHTEQASPYRYLLKPRAGGIAFVIDAMGEQLTALINITIHYPDGRPSFWDLLAGNIHQVVVRVQAQPVPAEFIGRNYDQDEAYRLALQQWVNELWSEKDTQLAQLHEQFPVQH
- the pta gene encoding phosphate acetyltransferase — encoded protein: MHTIFLAPTGFGGGLNSISLGLIRALESAGLKVGFFKPIAQPFPVDQGRERSCILVERTLNLKSPEPLPLEQVERQLADGEIDLLLEDVISRYQQVAAGKDVVIVEGMVPTRESNYTQRINTQLAKSLDAEVILIAAQGNDSLKRLAERIEIQAQLYGGAKDPKVLGVILNKVKTEEGLPAYIDSLKQHLPLLGSADFQLLGAIPFAEELNALRTRDIAELLGAQVLNAGESDQRRVNKIVLCARAVPNTVQLLQSGVLVVTPGDRDDIILAASLASLNGEKLAGLLLCSDFTPDPRILELCKAALDGGLPVMTVQTNSYDTANNLFGLNKETPSDDIERASRVTDFIAKHLHPEFLHTRCSVPRGELRMSPAAFRYQLVKRAQDANKRIVLPEGNEPRTIRAAAICQERGIARCVLLAKPEEVQQVAREQGITLPGSLEILDPDSIANRYVEPMCEMRKAKGLTPEDAREQLKDTVVLGTMMLALDEVDGLVSGAVHTTANTIRPALQLIKTAPGYSLVSSVFFMLLPDQVLVYGDCAVNPNPSATELAEIALQSAESAVALGVNPRVAMISYSTGSSGSGAEVEKVAEATRIAQERAPELPIDGPLQYDAASVLSVGKQKAPNSKVAGQATVFIFPDLNTGNTTYKAVQRNANCLSVGPMLQGLAKPVNDLSRGALVDDIVFTIALTALQAANQKG
- a CDS encoding two-component system response regulator, whose product is MMQTQLKPRSRSRTLLVVDDREANLVAMEALLGDGDWQVHTVNSGEAALKALLELDVELVLLDVQMPGMDGFEVARLMRGSPHTRYTPIIFVSAIAHTRDSVLRGYATGAVDFILKPFDPQVLKHKINTLLAHEHNRRDLQLLTQQLDSARAFNASVLSNAAEGILVVGEDGYISFANPAIAGMLHRRVEDLQGTPLLSHLAAPEMPPSWHESDFYRYWRSGSTYRLHEAQLHTAKGMPLPVALSSSPLPRQQRSMVVIALDMSVVRNLHVQLETQAVTDSLTGLLNRRGFHQALESSLARVDRNGKRMAILYIDLDGFKRINDSLGHDAGDEILCKVARLLETCMRPYDIIARMGGDEFTALLDSLDHPEDAARVAEKLIELISVRHKVDGTEVTLGASIGIAHFPDCGVSVDQLLRSADMAMYEAKRAGRRQYRFFSSDMNERAHARLMMEENLRSATERNDFELLYQPQVMLASGKLRGFEGLLRWPQGDAGENTPGVFIPLLEETRLIERVGDWVLREGMNQYGQWMPSFGADLILSLNVSPVQFSRAGLFDSLRRLLDEYKLNPAQLELEVTEGTLMQDLEQSCDKLRQLRNLGVRVAIDDFGTGYSSLAYLRHFELDTLKIDRLFIANMLDSPRDAAVVSTIIDLGRNLELEVVAEGVETVAQRDWLIANGCDVMQGFLVSPAVSAEQAGAFPSQLSW
- a CDS encoding OmpA family protein, translated to MKMLNMTALAAGVALLVGCTTNPYTGEQQAGKAGVYGGIGAVSGAVIGAATSSKKDRTKGALIGAAVGGAAGGGYGYYVDTQEAKLRQTLQGTGVQVQRNGDNLTLIMPGNITFASNSADISSSFYPTLNSLVQVFKEFNKNGVDIVGHTDSTGSLQLNQDLSNRRAQSVASYLVSNGVAPARISSYGAGPSQPIASNDTAAGRAQNRRVEINLRPL
- a CDS encoding CHASE domain-containing protein produces the protein MDDRPALHSRRSWLPLLVALALMAGLGGWIGWQWHVQEQRSKVEQEQRFTFAVDDIEHTLRERMRAYEMVLRGLAGVVAGSDEVTADDWARAADQLQLQDFYPGIQAVALARYATPKTLNAIIEQIRSSGRERFRMYPLGDREEYVVTDYIHPTDWRNRRVLGFDLFSEATRREAIISTRNSGNPVLTGPLRLKQETEQNVQVGVLLFFPIYAAAAPVTTEEERQRAFIGTLHGAFRLTDLMEGILGSRSRMLQLQLFDAANPDSPLLAGRAPVSANARFQRIRNIYMYGRSWQLQVASTPEYEAVLRDNNRAFSLAAALTAAALFSLLIGGYLYLRERALRSSQALSLQLQEREARFRQLIEQLPVATLLCNAGGRIELANQSAGQLLGSSPDLLAGERVSRYVPGVLGEQILGQLRETSQLELQAQRDNGNPIPVAVSLTSFSHDDALYYVLNLLDLQARKRDEERFRNVVEASPNAFALVDSRGDIVMVNRQTELLFGYTRQELLGQPVELLLPEALREAHRGLRQGYAEHPEPRRMGGNRELFGRHRDGSALPVEIGLSPMRSGDEQLVQAVIIDISHRKAAERRLRDQADQLAVANRYKSEFLANMSHELRTPLNSILILSDQLRQNSAGNLNEKQVRHADIIHRAGHELLQLINDVLDLAKIESGHMQLKLEPLNLRELLTEQEISLRPMAEQKGLQLKVVVDPDVPLTLNSDRARLQQILRNLLTNALKFTEQGEVELLVSCRSLDDGATQALQLQVRDSGIGIAKDQHERIFQAFQQIDGSISRHYGGTGLGLAITRQLVEVLGGQVTVDSELGQGATFTVVLPIASTSGAAEPAPLQLQPQRRGRGPGLLIIEDDTDFASVVAEVGQSHGFTSLICNTGEQGLEALRREHFAAVILDILLPDISGWQIHRELRGDERHQGMPVIIISCVPQPHDWHDNGSRYLVKPVAQAELERIFIELARHEHNPLRLLLVETDPRRRVLIRDYFERLGYSVTLAATGDSARLAYAEQAFSVVVVDSELGDDHGLDLLDALERLRSLQGVTVLVNSREPLSESELQRLRRYSATELSKEEAIERLGALIRPEPAAPAPSAAASLQFAAPGQRVLLVDEDVRLIYSLTALLDELGLHVVPATSVEEALQRFDEDAFDLVVLDMGLPGAEGPELARRLKSELDCKVPIVALVGANDEGARERCIAAGADEVLVKPVEATALRELLGRWLELLSDMDEAGKE
- a CDS encoding MBL fold metallo-hydrolase codes for the protein MAATQPMLIRETFPVGPLQCNCTIIGDPVSKKAIVVDPGGDPELIMARLEAHGLKVVSIIHTHAHLDHFLASGKIKEQTGATLHLHKADQFLWDNLEMQCRMFGVPYTPVPAPDQWLADDEELACGCGVALHTPGHTPGSMSFWFADAKLLIAGDTLFRRGIGRTDLWGGDYPSIECSIKQRLYTLDEDATVVTGHGADTRLGDEMRENPFVRA
- a CDS encoding acetate kinase, which codes for MSARNILVINCGSSSIKFALVNEAQATFPLQGLAECIGSPEAVIHFESAAGKESVKVPNADHQAALAQILPRVEDAAGGHLDGIGHRVVHGGEKFFASSLLTDETLAGIEANIQLAPLHNPANLSGIHAAINLFPDLPQVGVFDTAFHQTMPEHAYRYAVPDVLYKEHGVRRYGFHGTSHRYVSKRAAELAGVPVENSSWLVAHLGNGCSTCAVVNGESRDTSMGLTPLEGLVMGTRSGDVDPSLHNFLNKTLGWDLPKIDNMLNKESGLKGLSGLSNDMRTLADARNAGHPGAVLAFEVFCYRLAKSLAAMSCALPQLDGLVFTGGIGENSSAVRERTLEHLKLFRFKLDAEANARCTRGVAGEIQAEGSPRVMVVPTNEERQIALDTLALLDA